AGCAACGGAGGGGTCTACGGGTCGCTTCTCTCCACGCCGATTGTCAATCCTCCTCAAAGTGGCGTGCTCGGCATGCACGCGATCCAGGATCGGCCTGTGGCTGTCGAGGGCAACGTTGTGATACGGCCGATGATGTATCTCGCCCTCAGCTACGATCACCGGATTGTCGACGGCCGCGAAGCCGTTTCCTGCCTCAAGCGCATCAAGGAAGCAATCGAAAGCCCGGCCCGGATGCTGATGGAGATCTGATCGCCTTTGGGTAAAAGCCCCATTTCGAAGAAGCTGTCCCGCGGCTATTCACATGCACAGCATGAATTACGAGGCCGTCGCAGAGACGATTCGAAGCGGATATCGCGAAGTCACGCCGCAGTATCGCCGGGACGATGAGATTGAAGTCACGACGCGGAACCACGCGCACATCAGCGGGATTCTTCGCAAGCTTTGCGTTTCGTTTGACCGTCCGATTCGTGCGCTCGATGTCGGCTGCGGAACGGGCCGTTATTTTCATTGTCTTACGAACGTGCAGCAACTGCTCGGCATAGACATCACCGAGGAAATGCTGCGCGCTGCCGAACATCCCGTGCGCGAGGATGAAGTTACGATTCCGGAGATCCGGCTGGTGTGCGCGAATTTTTACCTGACGGAATTTCCGCCGGGTGCCTTCGACCTGATCTATTCGCTGGGCATGTTCGGCAACGGCTGCCCCGTCACCACGGCTGTTTGCAACCGTTTCCACAAGTGGCTGGCCCCCGGGGGAAAGTTGTTCTTCAACACTGTTGATGTGGCGGGGATGCCCGCATCCTACAGGATCAAGCGCCAAATCCGCGGCGTCGCATACCCGTTTCTTCCGCCAAAAACCAAGGCGCGCCTCGATGAACGCGCGGCGAGGCACCCGTTCTACGGAATGAGCCGGCGCGAACTGGCGTCGGTCCTGAAGCAAAGCCAGTTCAAGAACTTCGAAGTCACTTCAAACTTCTGTGAATCGCCGCTTTGGAATGGACGGCACCTGGAGTGCATCGCCTCGAAGGATTAACCCGCCTGCGGCCGGTCGTCTTTATTTATCCGCAAACTGAACGCGGCCGGCAGGCATGAGGTTGCGGCGCTCATTGGGATCATTGTGCAGCGCAGCTTCGATCATCAGGTATTCACCGACGTTCTCTGCCGTGATCATCCCTGCCAGCTGCCCATTCCAGAGCACAGGCATCGACCGCAGCGTTGGCCCCTGCAATCGCGTGAAAACCGCCTCAACAAGATCGTCGGCGTCCGCGGTTTGAAATTGCTGCTCCATCGCATCGGCGACGGGAAGCTGCGAGCCGAGGCGCGCCAGTCCTTGAACCAGGGCTGACCTCGTCAACACACCGACCACACGTCCGCTTACGACCACCGGGAAGTCCTGCTGATGCGTTGTCAGCAGGAGATCAACTGCGCGCGAGAGCGTATCCTCGGGTGCCAGCGTGCGAAAATCCGTGATCATGAGTTGCCCGACACGCGTATGGCCCAGCGCGGATTTCACCTGAACCATGTTGGATTCCTGCGCCGCACCCATCCAGACAAACACGGCTATCAATATCAGCAAAGGGTTCATAGGTCCGCCCATAAACCCGAGCAACCCGAGCATTCCGAAAATGAAAGCCATCCCCTGCCCGATGTTTGCAGCGATCTGCGTTGCCCGCACATAATCCATTCGAATCGCCAGCAACGCGCGCAGAACGCGGCCGCCATCCATCGGGAATGCGGGCAGCAGATTGAAGACGACGAGGACGATGTTCACATACAAGAGCCCCGTGATAAAACCCCGGCCTGCGGACAGGACCTGCTCCCCTGAGCTGAACCGCGCGGCAAGCATCATGCCCGCGCCAATCAGGATGGCGAGCACCACATTCACGGCGGGCCCGGCCAACGCCACCACAAGCTCCTGGCGCGGCTTCTCCGGCATCCGTTCAAGGCGCGCGACGCCGCCAATCGGGAGCAACGTGATGTCCCGCGTCCCTATTCCGTATCGCCGCGCCGCAAGCGCATGGCCGAGTTCATGGAGGACGACAATAAAGAAGAGTGTGAGGGTAAACGCAATGTACCACAGCGCATCGGATGCTTTTTGCTGGACCGAATATCCTTTCCAACCTGCGAAGAAAATGAGCAGGAGGAAGGTGACATGGACGTAGATGCCGATCCCCGCCATGGTCGCTACTCGCCAGGACCATTTCATTCCCTCTTCCCTGGACGCTTTACGATTCACGTGTGGGTTGATATCCGCTCTTCAATATCGTGTCGTGCAATGCGGGCATGTTGGTGCGGGCGCTTTCGAACGTCACTGTCGCGCGCGCAGCAGCACGGTCGACCTTGACATCGCGAACCCCCTCCACGCTGCGCAATGCCTTGTCGACGCGACTCACGCATTTGTCACAAGTCATTCCTGATATTGCGATATCGCGTGTCTCAATCCGTTGTACCGGGGGTGTGGATCCAGGCTCGTTCATAATTTGTCCCGTCCCCATCCTCGCATATGTGTTCCCACACGCAAATGCCGCAGCGCAGGTTTCCGACACCAGAGCGCCGACATGCAACTTAACGCTCAATTCCACCTGGACAGCGAAACGCGTGCGCCGCTGTTCTCGTTTGTGGCATCGGATCTTAGCGAGCGCCCGGTTCTTCGATCGTCGTAAGCCGACTGCAAGTCGGCGCTCCGGCCGCCTGCAGCCTGCTCCCGACGAGTTGGGACGTGTATCGCTGGCTTCCAAGCCGGCTTGGTGCGATGTCCGAGGTTCGCAGCCCTTTTTCCTCGACCCCTCCGCCGTCCGCTGGCATCACTGGCCGGTGAATCTCAAGCAATGGCTCGAAGTGTCAATCATGGCGGCTCGATCGGCAGGCGCGCTCATGCGCAAGAACCTGCGCGCGGTGAAAAAGGTGAACGCCCATACCGCGCATGACGTCAAACTCGAGCTGGATGTCCGCTGCCAAAAGCTGATCGAACGAATACTGGGCGATGCCTTTCCGGATGTCGCATTTCTCGGCGAGGAAGGAAGTGCCGGCGATGCCAACGCCCCGTACCGCTGGGTTGTCGATCCCATCGATGGCACGGTGAACTTTTCCCACGGCATTCCCCACGCCTGCGTGTGCATCGCGCTCCAGGAAATGGGAAAAACCAGCAAAACGCGGCTACCCAAGGGACAACCTTCGGATCCCTATCAGACAGTGCTGGGTTTGATCTACGATCCCTTCCAGGATGAACTCTGGACCGCCACGCGAACGGATTCCGCGCGGTTGAACGGACGTGTGATCGAGGTCAGCAATCGCACGCGCCTTGAGGACGCCATCTGCGTGATGGGCTACGGGAAAAACGACGCAATGATCCGCGAATCATTGCCACTCTTCGGCAAGCTGACTCTTCGATGCCGCAAGTTGCGGAACATGGGATCGGCGGGCCTTGGCCTGGCGTATGTCGCGTGCGGCAGGTTCGATGCCTACATCGAGCGCGGCGTGAGCCTTTGGGACATCGCGGCGGGCGGATTCATCATCGAACGTGCGGGTGGTGAGTTCTGGCACGAGCCCCTTGGAAATCAGGATGGCTTTCGCCTGATCGCGAACAACGGCCATCTGCGGCGCAAGATCGAAAGTCTGGCGAAGTAGTTCGCCATTGGACATTGCTTCCGACCGTGTGTCACACGATTACCTGCGTGCGCCGCTCTGCGATCGACACGCGGCTTAGGGATTGCACGTAAACGTTCCGCTCACGGGTCCGATGGGTGCCACCAGAAAAGCGCTGCCATTGAATGTTCCCGCGTTCGGGGAATCGAAATCCAGATGCAGCGTCATGATGAAGTTGTAGCCCGACAGCAGCAACGGATTGAAACGGCCGCGATACGGATCCTGTTTCCAGGAATAGACGACGCCGCCTGACCCGCCGCCGTTGTCCGTGTAGGTCGCGTTCCCCTGTTGATCGAATGTCATGGTCACTTCAAGTCCGCCATTGAAGTTGAGTTTGATCACCTTGCCATTGGGAACACGTGGGACATAGAGAGGGCCGGGATATTGCACCTGCAGCATTCTGAAAAATTCGCGCGCCAACTGCGGTTTGAACGTCAGTGAACTCACCACTGGCAGGGTGGTCTGAAGTCCCAAGCTGCCACCCGCCCATGCCTGCAGGTTTGTCGAACCGTAAAAATAGTTCTCAACGCCCAATCGGTTGCTGAACGTGACGGCCACATTCGTTCCCGCGCGCGCGATTTGCACCGCGATGTTCGTGACAAGAGGAAGACCCTGCGCGTGGATGTCAAAAGCCTGCGCCTCTGCGCCGATGCGGTGGATCCGAACGGAGTGCAATACAATGTTCGTCAGCGGCTTGTCCTGGCCGTCGGTGGCGACGCGGTTGATCGCATAGACCACGTTCGATCCACCGAACAGGCGCCCAAACACCGAATAGCTGCCGTTCAATGAAGGCTGTGGCCCTGCTGTGATGAAAAACTGCGAGCCGTTTGAATCGGGACCCGCATTCGCCATGGAGAGCGTTCCGAAGGCATCATGCGTTCCGTTGGTCTCATCGGTGAATTGATAGCCCGGACCTCCCGACGGCGAGCCGTCAGGCGAACCGCCCTGGTTCATGAAACCGGCAATGACGCGGTGAAAGGTGGTGCCATCATAGAATGGAACGCGGCGAATGCGGCCGGTTGAATCCAGCCACGCCCGTTCGCCCGTTGCCAGTCCAATGAAATTTGCGACAGCCTTTGGCGCGAGCGCCTGGTTGAGGCGGCAGGTGAAACTGCCCATGCTCGTGTTGAACTCGCTGTAGATGCCGTTTGTGTATTGCGCTGTCGCAGAGAACGTCGAAAGCGCCAATAGAACCGCGAGCATTTTCCACGGGGAGACGGCTTGGCGGATGGTGTGTGATGTCATGTGATTACGGCACGGCGCGAGATCTTGTTTTCACGCCAGTGCTGCCAACAATGACACATCGGACGCCTGAGAAACAATGGCAAACCTGTCCGAACTTGTGCTAACGGCGCAGCCGGAAATAACGGATGCCATTGCTGCCGTCATACGCGAACGGACTGGAGGCGCCGACGACATCTTCGAAGGGTCCACTGCAGTTCTCCGCCCCCTGCAACACATAGCCCGTATCCCATTTTAGCTGCATTGTGCTGCCATTTGCAGTGCTCTCGAGGAATGGTCCGGGAACGAGTTCGCCAGTAGGCAGCAATCGCGCGGGAAAATCTCCCGGGGCG
This genomic interval from Verrucomicrobiia bacterium contains the following:
- a CDS encoding site-2 protease family protein; the encoded protein is MNRKASREEGMKWSWRVATMAGIGIYVHVTFLLLIFFAGWKGYSVQQKASDALWYIAFTLTLFFIVVLHELGHALAARRYGIGTRDITLLPIGGVARLERMPEKPRQELVVALAGPAVNVVLAILIGAGMMLAARFSSGEQVLSAGRGFITGLLYVNIVLVVFNLLPAFPMDGGRVLRALLAIRMDYVRATQIAANIGQGMAFIFGMLGLLGFMGGPMNPLLILIAVFVWMGAAQESNMVQVKSALGHTRVGQLMITDFRTLAPEDTLSRAVDLLLTTHQQDFPVVVSGRVVGVLTRSALVQGLARLGSQLPVADAMEQQFQTADADDLVEAVFTRLQGPTLRSMPVLWNGQLAGMITAENVGEYLMIEAALHNDPNERRNLMPAGRVQFADK
- a CDS encoding inositol monophosphatase family protein, producing the protein MNLKQWLEVSIMAARSAGALMRKNLRAVKKVNAHTAHDVKLELDVRCQKLIERILGDAFPDVAFLGEEGSAGDANAPYRWVVDPIDGTVNFSHGIPHACVCIALQEMGKTSKTRLPKGQPSDPYQTVLGLIYDPFQDELWTATRTDSARLNGRVIEVSNRTRLEDAICVMGYGKNDAMIRESLPLFGKLTLRCRKLRNMGSAGLGLAYVACGRFDAYIERGVSLWDIAAGGFIIERAGGEFWHEPLGNQDGFRLIANNGHLRRKIESLAK
- a CDS encoding peptidylprolyl isomerase, with the translated sequence MTSHTIRQAVSPWKMLAVLLALSTFSATAQYTNGIYSEFNTSMGSFTCRLNQALAPKAVANFIGLATGERAWLDSTGRIRRVPFYDGTTFHRVIAGFMNQGGSPDGSPSGGPGYQFTDETNGTHDAFGTLSMANAGPDSNGSQFFITAGPQPSLNGSYSVFGRLFGGSNVVYAINRVATDGQDKPLTNIVLHSVRIHRIGAEAQAFDIHAQGLPLVTNIAVQIARAGTNVAVTFSNRLGVENYFYGSTNLQAWAGGSLGLQTTLPVVSSLTFKPQLAREFFRMLQVQYPGPLYVPRVPNGKVIKLNFNGGLEVTMTFDQQGNATYTDNGGGSGGVVYSWKQDPYRGRFNPLLLSGYNFIMTLHLDFDSPNAGTFNGSAFLVAPIGPVSGTFTCNP
- a CDS encoding class I SAM-dependent methyltransferase, translating into MNYEAVAETIRSGYREVTPQYRRDDEIEVTTRNHAHISGILRKLCVSFDRPIRALDVGCGTGRYFHCLTNVQQLLGIDITEEMLRAAEHPVREDEVTIPEIRLVCANFYLTEFPPGAFDLIYSLGMFGNGCPVTTAVCNRFHKWLAPGGKLFFNTVDVAGMPASYRIKRQIRGVAYPFLPPKTKARLDERAARHPFYGMSRRELASVLKQSQFKNFEVTSNFCESPLWNGRHLECIASKD
- a CDS encoding heavy-metal-associated domain-containing protein encodes the protein MGTGQIMNEPGSTPPVQRIETRDIAISGMTCDKCVSRVDKALRSVEGVRDVKVDRAAARATVTFESARTNMPALHDTILKSGYQPTRES